The window CTATAACAGTACCCCTGAAGGATGCTCTTGGCAAAATCTTGGCTGAGGATATTCATGCTCCTGACCCTCTTCCTCCATACCCTGCCTCTGTTAAGGTTTATTGTTTATCTTAACATTGACTAACATAGAAAATGCGAAGTGGGATGTTGTTTAAATTTGTGGCTCTTGGTTGTGCTTTCAGATAACATTTTCTTGGTGGGGTGTTGGTTTTTCAATGGAATGTTTTTGGATGTGGATTCTTGTTGAACGTGGAATTTTTTATGGACGATTGAAAGCattaaaattttgattattCTTTTACCATGCTTCTTGTTATCATACTGAATTTGCCTAACTGATACATCTGCTGGTCAGTTACGTATTTTATTACTGAGGtctttcatcaatttggtctcTTTTCACTCCTGAAACGATTCTGTGTTGGTATGATGAATGTTAAATAGTTTCAGCCTAGCGTTGAGAGGTCTCAGAAATAAGGGAAGCAGTTTATCTTCTATCGCTTATGGAAAATGCAACATATGGAAAATGCAACATTTAAAGTGTCTTACTTGTATCTGTCTTACTTGTATCTGCTTGTAGAATAAGGACAAATTTTCTTCACAGGAACGAGGATATCAAGTTCTTTGTTCCAGTAAACTTTATCACAATATTTCATAATCTTGCTTGTGGCTTGATCATTCTTAGGAATGGCAAGTATGTTTGTGATCCGAGATGAGGGTTTACTATTGTTTTGAGGACTTCATTAACTGCTTATTAGGGCaaggaaaaaatcaaaagaatgaGCTTTTAGCTATTTAGAGAAGGCTGTAGTAAAGTACCTTACTATCGTAATGTTGTATGTCAGGATGGATATGCAGTAGTTGCCTCAGATGGTCCTGGTGAATATCCTGTAATCACTGAATCAAGAGCTGGAAATGATGGATTTGGGGTCACTGTGACCTCTGGAACTGTTGCATATGTGACAACAGGAGGCAAGTTCATTAAATTTGTATGTTCCTACTATTTAGCACTGTCTTTCTTCAGCTTGGACATTGTGCAAGTTCTTACCTATAGAGGATAAACAATGGTTCTTAATTGAGTAGTGCAAAAAAACTGCAATGAATAGATTGACCTTTTTTGGGCAAAGAGATGAACTTGATTAGATCACGAACTACCTGGATTGACATTCATGTCCAGAATGTATGTTTCATATATTGAACTTTGGGATCTCAATTGATGCATTTCTAGTTGTTTCCTCACTGCAcctgtaaaaataaaatattttatgaTTTGAACTTGAACCACGTGAAAGATATGGCTTGTTATCAGCCTTAATTCGTACTGCAGTCAAAAGCATAAACAGCTTGACTGTTAGGGAAAGAGTTGGAGCATACAATGGTAAAAGCAAATTTCTTCTGGATGAGCTAACATAAGCTTTTCtatattgatgaattttttaataatttgagTTTCACATCCAGTTCCCGGGGAGGGGGGGGGTGATCCCTACCCTACCACCAGGATTTGTCCTAAAGCATGTTAGATTTAAATCACTGACAAAGGCAGTAAAGTCGATAATTTAGGCATTTTACTGTTTGACCTTGTTGTAAGTTTTCTATGATATTCAAATATTAAGAAGTTAGATAGTTCCTCTGGGATGTTAACTTTTTCCCTCATTATTTCTGCAACAAGTTCTCTATTCTCTCTAGGTCCAATACCTGATGGTGCTGATGCTGTTGTGCAAGTAGAGGATACTGAATTACTAGAAAATGCTGCAGCTGAACCAAAGAGGGTACGAATATTGAAGCAAATTAACCCTGGAGTTGATATTCGTCCAGTGGTATGTACTTGTTCTGAATAGCTgcgcgtgtttgttagttactTGGTGATCAATGAATTAAAGAATTCTTTTGTGGAGATATTTTGTGTTACATCGATTCTCAGACATCTTTCCTTGTGATGGCATTTTCTGCTATCTGATAAAACCAGATGGCCTCAGAATGATGACTACTATCGCTGAATGGTAGCTTGTCTCTAGATAGAAATGCATGTTGGATGTTGATTGTGATTACTTTCTGGCCAGTATTATTTGGAAGTCAAGTTTTGAAGTTCATGTAAGATTCCACTTACAGGGATTCGACATTACAAAAGGTGATTTGGTGCTAAAATCTGGGGAGCATTTAGATGCTGCAGAAATTGGCCTCCTTGCTACTGTGGGTGTAATGATGGTGAAGGTATTTCCTTTTCTTACTTTAAACTCCTGGCTCATTTGTTTCTTTCGGCTTTAACCTACTTTTCTGCATCCGTCTTCCTCCCTGTTATGTGCCTCTGTTTGCTGCAAGGGCTTCTTCTAATTGCATGACTCTGATATTCCTGTTGTGCAGGTATATCCTGCACCAACAATTGCTGTGCTTTCCACTGGTGATGAACTTGTGGAGCCAACTGTTGCATGTTTAACTCGTGGCCAGGTACTTGAAGCTTTTTTGGACAGTTGGATTCCCATTATCTTTTTCTGCTTCTCGTTCTTCTTTACTTGTGCATTGTCAACTTATTCATCTTGTTTTCTTTGGCATGACTTGGATGGAATTTCAAGTTCTTGCAACATAACTCTTTAATATCATTATAGTAGAGTGATATAGGTGCAATTATGGTTGTAGATAATCTAAGTTTGACCAGAATTAAACCCTGAAATCTATTAGAGACTGTATAATTGCAGATAATCTAAGTTTGACCAGAATCGAACCGTGGAATCTATTAGAGACCATACAATTTAGGAGTTGATCAAAGCAAACGCAGGGCTGATTGGAATAACTCCTAGCCAAAAGTTGTATATAGTAGAGTGATATAGGTGCAATTATGGTTGTAGGTAATCTAAGTTTGACCAGAATTGAACCCTGAAATCTATTGGAGACTGTAAAATTGCAGATAATCTAAGTTTGACCAGAATCGAACCGTGAAATCTATTGGAGACCATACAATTTAGGAGTTGATCAAAGCAAACGCAGGGCTGATTGGAATAACTCCTAGCCAAAAGTTGCATCCAATTATTGAAGTCCTAAAGTTGGAATAGAACCTCAATTGTAAGGTTCTTTAGGTTGTTACTCACACTTGTGCTCTATCATGGCAGTGGGGGTCTTCTTGCCTTTACACCATCAAGTTTTGTTTTGAGGGAACTGATTGAATCTACAACACTGTTTGGTTTGAGTATTTAACTTGCTTGTCAATTCTAGAAAATCAACTTAAATGCGTTGCCCAaccctctctttctttctctcttgtaCTTGCGCTTCCTATATGTATATGGTGTCTAAATGTGCATATATTCATGTCATCCATATCAATTTGTCTCTCTAAAGGCAGTCAGGTGGGCATGGAGACTGCGGTCAAATTTTGGATGTAGttatgaaaatgaaatggttAATCCCAATTATGCACTGTAAGATCAATTGCATGTTTGAGCTACCATGTCTTATCTAAAATAGATGTCTCCTAAAGTAAGCATCTTTGTTATTCTGTTAGGTTCTCAGAAGATGCTTATTTTCTTTCTGCAGATTCGGGACTCCAACCGTGCCATGGTTATTGCTGCTGCATCACAGCAACAGTGCAAAGTAATTGACCTTGGTATAGCTTGCGACGATAAAGCAAAAATTGATAGTGCCTTGGAAAGTGCAGTTTCTGCTGGAGCTGACTTAATTATAACTAGTGGAGGTGTTTCCATGGGAGATAGGGACTATGTTAAGCCTTTACTTCAAAAGAGAGGAAAGATATATTTTGATAAGGTAATGATGGAAATCTTCTCATCCTATCCTCATCCTACTTCCGCATAGGGATTCTTTATTCACTCTGCTTTGAAGAGAGTTGCACTAGTGGGTACTAATTTCTCATTCAGGTGCGCATGAAACCGGGAAAACCTCTCACTTTTGCTGAGATGGTTCATGGGCCAACTGATGATATGAGATCCAATAAGGTCCTTGCTTTTGGGTTGCCTGGAAATCCCGTGAGTGCTCTTGTCTGTTTCAACCTTTTTGTGATCCCTGCTATTCGGCGTCTTTCTGGATGGGCAAATCCTCAGCTGCCAAGGTTGCTGAAAGTTGTAATTGACTTTGTTCTATTTCTGTTTTGCTTTTCTGTTCTTTATCTTATACTTAACAATATCTTGATTTTCTATTGTTTCATTTCCTAGTTTTTCTTAAGTGAGGCCGGTATCTGGATTGTAATGTATGAGTTCTTCCAATTTTACCAGAGTACATGCTCGTCTTAAGCAGTCAATAAAGACAGATCCAATACGTCCAGAGTTTCATCGTGCTATTATTAGTTGGGAGTTGGATAATGCAAATGGCTCGCCAGGGTAATCTGGAAAAGCTCCTGTTAGCCGGAAATTTATGTTGAAAGTGAATAATTCTAATTCATTCAATATGCAAGCATGATCGTCTTCCCTGGTCACAACAATGAGCTCTTTTGCATGACTTTCAGATTTGCTGCTGACAGCACTGGTACCCAAATGAGTAGTCGACTAATGAGTATGAAGTCAGCAAATGCTTTACTAGAACTACCTGCATCTGGCAAATTGATGCCTGTCGGCACTTTTGTGTCAGCAATTGTAATTTCTGACATACTGGGTGTTTCCGGCAGTCAGAGCTCTCAATCCATGGAGATTAAAGGTGCTGCAAAAGGAAGTAAATCCGAAAAAGTAGCTGTTGGTGAATCATCTGAAGATCCTGAGATTAGAGTGGCTATCCTCACTGTCAGTGACACTGTTGCATCAGGGAAGGGTCCTGATAGGAGGTACTCGTACTGGTGCTTCACAATTTTGCATAAGTACTGCATCTTTGGGTATATAGAAAAAATTTTCCCTGAAAGGGGGGACGGTGGGTAATGTGATATAagcataataaaaaaaaaaagaaaagatatagACACACATCCTTcagggagggagagggagagggagagggagaaggagagagatagagaggaaTAAACAATTCTAGaactgtgtttttttttctctttcttttttaagtGACTCtgttgtagtttttttttttttttggttatgaTTACTTTGATATCCTCTTTTGATTTTTAGTGTGGTTGCTGAAGTATCCatcttcaactttttatttcccTTTATCATTAAGACAGTCCATGTTCAACTTAAGTATAGTAGGGGATGCTCTTTCCCAGTCACACTTTTAGAATGTAGGTCATGGATGTAAACTGGGTAGTTTTTTCATTCCTAGTTACTTCATCACATATGCAAGATGCTGATATCTACAGTGCTTTATGGACTTGTCATAATAAGAAAATATATTGTAGGGAATCTTTATGCATCAAGGTAATGACTCTTCTTTAAGTATAACAGATTCTTATGCATTCAAACTCTTTCTCTACCCTTGTTTACcatcaaataatatttcaatgcTGCAACATATTTACTTCCAAGTtgtgtttggggggggggggcctGGGGACAATCCAACTCACGTTGAATAGGAGCTCAATCTGATAATTTGTGGACTTTGAGTTAAGGCATTCCAACTTGAAATGTATGGAGAGCACACATTATTGTTTCTCAAACTACTTATGGAAACAGGATTCATGTATTGCCGTGTCATTTTCTGTATGCAGCCTTCATGATCAATATCTTTTTGCTTTATGACTTTCTATTCATTGAGCTAATATTCTCACTTATGTGCACTAACTTCagaaattttttcattttgctAACCTGAAGGATCAAGATACACATTGacctcaatttttttcttgaatCAGTCAAATGACCTCCAAAAGTAAAACATTGACTATGAAAATAAGCATCATGATACACCTTTTTGGATCATCATTCCTGAAAGGTCACTTTGATGATGCTAGAGAAAAAGAGCAAAGTTGATATTACTCCAATTCAAAGTGAAAGATGGACGTACTTTGTTCTTTGCTACAAGTATAGCAAGTTGCATTTTGGATCCAGAGAAAAACCGGTTGCTTCATGGCAGAAAAATTCCAATTCAGACTTGCTTTGGTGGGGCTGATGCCATCAATCAAGGGGACTTGTGGAATAGATGTATCTCAATAACCATATGTGC is drawn from Coffea arabica cultivar ET-39 chromosome 1c, Coffea Arabica ET-39 HiFi, whole genome shotgun sequence and contains these coding sequences:
- the LOC113725846 gene encoding molybdopterin biosynthesis protein CNX1-like isoform X2, which translates into the protein MMVKVYPAPTIAVLSTGDELVEPTVACLTRGQIRDSNRAMVIAAASQQQCKVIDLGIACDDKAKIDSALESAVSAGADLIITSGGVSMGDRDYVKPLLQKRGKIYFDKVRMKPGKPLTFAEMVHGPTDDMRSNKVLAFGLPGNPVSALVCFNLFVIPAIRRLSGWANPQLPRVHARLKQSIKTDPIRPEFHRAIISWELDNANGSPGFAADSTGTQMSSRLMSMKSANALLELPASGKLMPVGTFVSAIVISDILGVSGSQSSQSMEIKGAAKGSKSEKVAVGESSEDPEIRVAILTVSDTVASGKGPDRSGPRAISFVNSASEKLGGARVAATAVVSDDVLQIKDTLLSWSDVEKMDLILTLGGTGFTPRDVTPEATKVVIEKETPGLLYVMMQESLKVTPFAMLSRSAAGIRGTTLIINMPGNPNAVAECMEALLPVLKHALKQVRGDKREKHPLHVPHAEAAPSDTWERSFKSASNNVQHSGCSCSH
- the LOC113725846 gene encoding molybdopterin biosynthesis protein CNX1-like isoform X1; this encodes MISVDEALQIVLSQSQKLPPITVPLKDALGKILAEDIHAPDPLPPYPASVKDGYAVVASDGPGEYPVITESRAGNDGFGVTVTSGTVAYVTTGGPIPDGADAVVQVEDTELLENAAAEPKRVRILKQINPGVDIRPVGFDITKGDLVLKSGEHLDAAEIGLLATVGVMMVKVYPAPTIAVLSTGDELVEPTVACLTRGQIRDSNRAMVIAAASQQQCKVIDLGIACDDKAKIDSALESAVSAGADLIITSGGVSMGDRDYVKPLLQKRGKIYFDKVRMKPGKPLTFAEMVHGPTDDMRSNKVLAFGLPGNPVSALVCFNLFVIPAIRRLSGWANPQLPRVHARLKQSIKTDPIRPEFHRAIISWELDNANGSPGFAADSTGTQMSSRLMSMKSANALLELPASGKLMPVGTFVSAIVISDILGVSGSQSSQSMEIKGAAKGSKSEKVAVGESSEDPEIRVAILTVSDTVASGKGPDRSGPRAISFVNSASEKLGGARVAATAVVSDDVLQIKDTLLSWSDVEKMDLILTLGGTGFTPRDVTPEATKVVIEKETPGLLYVMMQESLKVTPFAMLSRSAAGIRGTTLIINMPGNPNAVAECMEALLPVLKHALKQVRGDKREKHPLHVPHAEAAPSDTWERSFKSASNNVQHSGCSCSH